The following proteins are co-located in the Athene noctua chromosome 16, bAthNoc1.hap1.1, whole genome shotgun sequence genome:
- the SLC32A1 gene encoding vesicular inhibitory amino acid transporter, with protein sequence MATLLRSKLSNVATSVSNKSQAKMSGMFARMGFQAATDEEAVGFAHCDDLDMEHRQGLQMDILKSEGGEEGAEPPLEGDIHYQRDGTGPLPPSASKEAGVCSELSGQGKPKITAWEAGWNVTNAIQGMFVLGLPYAILHGGYLGLFLIIFAAVVCCYTGKILIACLYEENEDGEIVRVRDSYVDIANACCAPRFPTLGGRIVNVAQIIELVMTCILYVVVSGNLMYNSFPNLPVSQKSWSIIATAVLLPCAFLKNLKAVSKFSLLCTLAHFVINILVIAYCLSRARDWAWDKVKFYIDVKKFPISIGIIVFSYTSQIFLPSLEGNMQNPKEFHCMMNWTHIAACILKGLFALVAYLTWADETKEVITDNLPSTIRAVVNIFLVAKALLSYPLPFFAAVEVLERSLFQDGNRAFFPNCYGGDGRLKSWGLTLRCALVVFTLLMAIYVPHFALLMGLTGSLTGAGLCFLLPSLFHLKLLWRKLLWHHVFFDVAIFVIGGICSVSGFIHSLEGLIEAFRTNAED encoded by the exons ATGGCCACCCTCCTCCGCAGCAAGCTTTCCAACGTGGCCACCTCGGTGTCCAACAAGTCCCAGGCGAAGATGAGCGGCATGTTCGCGAGGATGGGCTTCCAGGCGGCCACCGACGAGGAGGCGGTGGGCTTCGCCCACTGCGACGACCTGGACATGGAGCACCGGCAGGGGCTGCAGATGGATATCCTCAAGTCCGAGGGCGGCGAGGAGGGCGCCGAGCCGCCCCTGGAAGGGGACATCCACTACCAGCGGGACGGCACcggccccctcccgccctccGCCTCCAAGGAGGCGGGCGTCTGCTCCGAGCTCTCCGGGCAGGGCAAGCCCAAGATCACGGCCTGGGAGGCGGGCTGGAACGTCACCAACGCCATCCAG GGGATGTTTGTTCTGGGCCTGCCCTATGCCATCCTTCATGGTGGATACCTAGGACTCTTTTTAATAATATTCGCTGCAGTGGTTTGCTGCTACACTGGGAAAATCCTTATTGCCTGTCTTTATGAAGAGAATGAGGATGGGGAGATAGTCAGGGTGAGAGACTCCTACGTGGACATAGCAAACGCGTGCTGCGCGCCCCGCTTCCCCACCCTCGGAGGCAGAATTGTGAACGTGGCCCAGATCATTGAACTGGTCATGACCTGCATCCTCTATGTGGTGGTCAGTGGGAACCTGATGTACAACAGCTTCCCCAACCTGCCTGTCTCCCAGAAGTCATGGTCCATCATTGCCACAGCAGTGCTCCTGCCTTGTGCGTTCTTGAAGAACCTCAAGGCAGTCTCCAAGTTCAGCTTGCTGTGCACATTAGCCCACTTTGTGATCAACATCTTGGTGATCGCCTACTGCCTCTCCAGGGCACGCGACTGGGCCTGGGACAAAGTCAAGTTTTACATTGATGTAAAGAAGTTTCCCATCTCCATTGGCATCATTGTCTTCAGCTACACCTCTCAGATCTTTCTGCCTTCCTTGGAGGGGAACATGCAGAACCCCAAGGAGTTTCATTGCATGATGAACTGGACTCACATAGCAGCTTGCATCCTTAAGGGACTCTTTGCCTTGGTCGCCTACCTGACCTGGGCTGATGAGACCAAGGAAGTCATTACAGACAACTTGCCATCCACCATTAGGGCAGTAGTTAACATTTTCTTGGTGGCCAAAGCCTTGCTCTCGTACCCCTTGCCATTCTTTGCAGCTGTGGAAGTCCTGGAGCGGTCCCTTTTCCAAGATGGAAACAGGGCATTTTTCCCCAATTGCTACGGGGGTGACGGGCGGCTCAAATCCTGGGGACTCACCCTCAGATGTGCCCTGGTAGTCTTCACCCTGCTCATGGCTATCTATGTCCCACATTTTGCCCTCTTGATGGGTCTTACTGGGAGCCTCACAGGTGCAGGGCTCTGTTTCCTGCTCCCCAGTCTTTTCCACCTCAAACTCTTGTGGAGGAAGCTCTTGTGGCACCACGTCTTCTTTGATGTTGCCATTTTCGTTATAGGTGGTATCTGCAGTGTCTCGGGGTTCATCCACTCTTTAGAAGGCCTCATAGAGGCCTTCAGAACCAACGCTGAAGACTAA